The following is a genomic window from Solanum lycopersicum chromosome 6, SLM_r2.1.
AAAGATACATTTGAATATTGATGCAGGGGGTTCAAGTCATGTTTCTTAGGAAGGTGTAAATGTCTGAAGTAGTCATTGTTGGTAACATTCTGCCACCAAGCGTAAATAGCTATTTGTAGCTTCTTTGGTTTATGATAGAGGCTGGCAAGTTATATTAACCTGGCTAAATTTTGTGATGGTCTCTTGGTGATTCTTATAATCAGTTTAGTTACCAAAATAAACAACTACATCTAGCAGCTTCTAAAAtaccaaataaatataacagTATAACATTATCATCTATCATCACATCATCCATTGCACAAATTGAGCTGTTCTACCAAGTTCCTCAGAActtgatttcaaaaagaaactCTTCAAGTTGAACAATACAATAAGAAACTCTTGAAAAACTCCAAGTAGATCAACGATAACGGCGTAGAGACAGAGTTTGGTTCCTCTTCCAGGTTGCCCTTCTTGAGGGTCTTGCCTTGTGGTGCAAGTGTCCTCTTCCTCGGAGACCCCTGTATTTCTTTCCAGCTGAAGTCAGTCCACGAAGCTCTCTATGCTTGTGCACTGGGTTGCAGATCCAGTTGATTCTTGGGTCATTCCTTATAGCAGCATGGGCTGAATCAATCAGGATCACTTCAAAGTATTTATATGTTGAATCCTGCAATCAACAATGTCAATGTGCACATTATTTTAGTATTACTTAGTTCCATCGTCTTATTAGTCTGTAAAGAAAGAAGTTGATTTCTATGAAATGAGCTCGAAGAGACAGATACCTCATTGATCCAGTAAGAGTTGAGGACCTTAAGACCACCCAATTTCCTACCAGCACGCTCCTCAGCAACAGATCGCTTACTACGTTGAAATTTCAACTGGGTAACTCCCTGGTTGGTGGGCTTACCATACACAATACCCTTGGATACAGGTCTCTTCCTTCCACCACGCTTCACACGAACACGGTAAACCACATAGCCCTGAAAATATTACGGTACATGGATATAAATCAGAAGCAGAAACAGATGTACCAATGATACGATACAATGAAAATAAGTAATGACAAGAGACTGCTAGTTCTAATTTAGAAATGTCATAAATAATTGCATGCATTACAAGGAAAAATTATTTGCAACTCTTTTATCGGTCTCATGCATCCAGAAATTTCATATAGACAACAATGAATTTTCATAGCAGAGACCTGTTATCAAAAATGACATATACTGTGTTACAATTATTTACAGGGGCGATAAGAAGAGACAACGAAAGGAACACAGATTTAGGGTGTGTTCGGtacaaaggaaaaatattttccatggtAATcgttttctaagaaaataagtGGATCTCTAACCTATTATCTCGTCTTCAGTACATTAACAAAAGATATTACAAATATACTATGGGAGATTAGGAGGGTGTGGTGCGGATGGGGACTAGAGGATGCGGTGAAGTTATGGTATATTGGATGGTGCGGAGGGACACAGTCAATGTATGACAAGCTACTTGAGGAACTTGTTTTACATACTTAACAGCAAGTCGTTTGAAGAATGTTTTCGTGTAGAATATGTTTTGAAATGAACTTAACCAAACGAACATAGAAAAGGTTTGAATCCATACTATCTCATTAGAACACTCAAACTCAAACTCATGTTTTACAATACATGtttcattttcatcttaatGAAGAAAATTGTTCAACAGTTGTGGATTCTAAAAACTTAGTACACCATACGTAATTATATTGATAAGAGTTTTCAGTAAGCACATGTGCTGAAGTCTCAGCAATCAAATATCGATGTCTTATCAATCACCAAACAATTAGGACTTATTTGCCTCAATCTCAAGCAAGTAAGCAAAAGATACATGAATCAGTTGGATTTAAGCTGAACTCAGCACCATAGTAAAGAAGAAAATGTACCTGTTTGGCTTTGTAACCCAAGCGTCGAGCCTTGTCAGGACGAGTAGGCCTAGTAACACGCACTATTGATGGAAGCTGGCGATACTCCCAGCACCTCACCCTCTGTAAGAACCTCATCACATCCGACTGCTTCTTCCTCCATAGCTCTGACACATAAGTGTAGGCGCCTATATAAACCAACCACAGTCATTTtccagaagaaaaaaaaaacaaacagtCAGATCTTTTGCATTTGCGTTTCCAGCAATCCCAACCATTGGATATGATATTAACTATAGATATCGTAGCCATGAAAACTGAATGAAATTGATTGAGATACATACCCATTGTAGTGCGGCGAAACTCTCTGCTCCTACTCAGTTATTCTCGCCAAAGTTCGGCTTTAGGGT
Proteins encoded in this region:
- the LOC101259162 gene encoding large ribosomal subunit protein eL15: MGAYTYVSELWRKKQSDVMRFLQRVRCWEYRQLPSIVRVTRPTRPDKARRLGYKAKQGYVVYRVRVKRGGRKRPVSKGIVYGKPTNQGVTQLKFQRSKRSVAEERAGRKLGGLKVLNSYWINEDSTYKYFEVILIDSAHAAIRNDPRINWICNPVHKHRELRGLTSAGKKYRGLRGRGHLHHKARPSRRATWKRNQTLSLRRYR